A region of the Agrobacterium sp. RAC06 genome:
GTCGAAGGTGCGAACGTGGAAGTTTGCACAATGCGAGCAGGTCATCGACATGTATTCGATGATCTTGACCGGCGCGTTCGGGTCACCGAGCGCCATTTCCTTCAGCGGGCCGGGCTTCAATGCCTCTTCCATGTCGACGTCGCGATCGGCAGTCGGGATCTCGGCAGAGGTCGTCGAGGCGGTCGTCTCGTTGCTGACAGCGGGTTTGGGCTCGGCACTGGCGGCCTTGTCTTCTGCGTCGCTGCAGGCGGTGAGTGCCAGACCGACGGCGGCAATGGCGATACCGCCGAGGAGGCGGCGCTTGGTGATCGAGAGTTCGGATGTCGACATGGGTCAGTTACCTGCGTTGCAAGGATCTTGGATGGCTTCACCGTTATAACGGCAAAAGGCGCCAAACAAGGCAGGCTCCCACCTGAAAAATCAAAGATCCGTGACCTTTTAACCGTAGCCACGGCAAAATTGCCGAGACCGGCAAGTCATGTGCCTGCCGGTCCAGCATCAGTTTAAGGTGCGTTTTCAGCGAACCACGGGACGGCTCACCAGCGACTGCACCGTGTAAACGAGGATCGCGATGCCGATGGCCCCCATGGCGGCGACGCCGAGCAGCACGATGATATCGACGGGACCGCCGATGTCACCAAAGCCGGAGCGGGTGACGGCCTGGACGAACCAGACGGCGCCGATCGCGCCGAGCGGCATGGCAAGCTGGGCCAGCAGGAACTTCTTCCAGGAGACCTGGCGATCGCGGATCAGCACGTAAAGATAGGCGAGCGTGATCACGGCTGCAACCGCGACCATGACCCAGAACAGGGTATGGCCGAAGATCTCTTCGAGAACCGCGACGATCATTCCGACAGTCATGTCCTTCATGGCATCCTCCTCAGGCGCGACCGCGCAGCATGGCGTTATAGGTGGGTTTCAAGGCGATCTCCTTCATCAGCCAGGAAATCCAGAGCTCTTCCAGCGGGGCGATCAGTCCGGGGAAGGACGGGACGAGATTGTCCTTGTAGTCGAACTCGACCAGCATCGCCGAGCCGATGCGGGTGATCAGCGGGCAGGACGTATAGCCATCGTAACTTTCCTTGCTCTCGCGCCCCTCGATCTGGGCGACGAGCTGGTCGACGGCGACGGGCACCTGCCATTTGACGCTGGCCGCCGTCTTGCCCTTCGGCACGCCGGCGATGTCGCCGACCGCGAAGACCTCGGGATAACGCATGTGGCGCAGGGTGTGCTTGTCGACCTCGACCCAGCCCTGGCCCACCCATTTGTCGGCCCAGGGCAGCGGGCTGTTCAGGATGACATCGGGCGCCCGCATCGGCGGGATGACATTGGTGAAGTCATAGCCGAGTTCCTTGTCGCCTTCCGGCGTGGTGAAGGTGGCGATCTTGCGCACGGGATCGATCTTCTTCATCACGTGTTCGTAGACCGTGTCGATGCCACGCTCCTCATAGAGCATGCGCACTTTTTCGGAGACGATCGGCACCCCGAAAAGCGCCTTGTTGTGGGCAGCATAGACGATCTTGGAGTTGCTGCGGGTACCCTTGCGGGTCAGGTAGTCCTCGGTGAGGAAGGTGTA
Encoded here:
- a CDS encoding DUF5368 domain-containing protein; the encoded protein is MKDMTVGMIVAVLEEIFGHTLFWVMVAVAAVITLAYLYVLIRDRQVSWKKFLLAQLAMPLGAIGAVWFVQAVTRSGFGDIGGPVDIIVLLGVAAMGAIGIAILVYTVQSLVSRPVVR
- a CDS encoding NAD(P)/FAD-dependent oxidoreductase gives rise to the protein MKTSRRQFFGLAAGGAALAAAPLHSATAQPVKTNARILILGAGAAGTALANQLSNRLDGARITILDPRKQHWYQPGFTLIAAGLKPASYSVSGTADWLPSGVEWIEEGAAEVDPDGKKVVTESGKAIEYDFLFVATGLKLDYAAIEGMSLDLIGKDGIGSVYAGPDYAEKTWAEMDRFTDKGGLALFSRPATEMKCAGAPLKYTFLTEDYLTRKGTRSNSKIVYAAHNKALFGVPIVSEKVRMLYEERGIDTVYEHVMKKIDPVRKIATFTTPEGDKELGYDFTNVIPPMRAPDVILNSPLPWADKWVGQGWVEVDKHTLRHMRYPEVFAVGDIAGVPKGKTAASVKWQVPVAVDQLVAQIEGRESKESYDGYTSCPLITRIGSAMLVEFDYKDNLVPSFPGLIAPLEELWISWLMKEIALKPTYNAMLRGRA